In the Pyrococcus kukulkanii genome, one interval contains:
- a CDS encoding ABC transporter permease yields MVRWVDLKDSLSNFWFEFKRQKTGILGVLLLIFWILVAIGAPYITEPDIPEKWRSIWIEYPKTVPPTWVGIFSGVSEAPQYVVPPEELQKYVRVEGTKIIVDIPYNMKYDVPPQDIVIMGISGNSTHKRLKPSLTLKVLRPDGEEITLVSGLKIKGTTNIQVARDSSVRKTVINWVKQKTGIQLDPTKEFQLVTTLDTLKVVFAKLSPDMLDNPQALKGEYHIILEIKTPKGTSVDLSNTKLILTGRTYGYLGTDDKGRDLFAGIVWGSRVSLTIGIATAVLTVLVGIFYGVAAAYFGGWTDEIMMRFQEFMASIPSLPILILLGTYFGGHIQLWQIVLLLTVFGWVGIARVARSMAYQIKEQTYVEAAIALGAGTGRIIFKHMVPQLLPYAFAQMALNVPSAVLSEASLSFLGLGDPTQVTWGQILHDAQNAGAAVNGYWWWVIPPGLAIALVALTFVLLGTALDRVLNPRLRRL; encoded by the coding sequence ATGGTTAGATGGGTCGACCTTAAAGACTCATTATCAAACTTTTGGTTTGAGTTCAAGAGGCAGAAGACCGGAATACTTGGAGTTCTCCTCCTCATATTTTGGATTCTCGTTGCAATAGGAGCCCCGTACATTACTGAGCCGGATATCCCAGAAAAATGGAGGAGCATATGGATAGAATACCCAAAAACAGTTCCTCCAACTTGGGTTGGCATATTCAGTGGTGTTAGTGAGGCGCCGCAGTACGTAGTGCCCCCGGAGGAATTACAGAAGTACGTGAGGGTAGAAGGGACTAAAATAATAGTTGATATCCCCTATAACATGAAGTACGACGTTCCTCCTCAGGATATCGTTATAATGGGCATTTCAGGTAATTCAACGCACAAAAGATTAAAACCATCACTCACATTGAAAGTCCTGAGGCCCGATGGAGAGGAAATAACCCTAGTTTCAGGGCTTAAAATCAAGGGAACTACCAACATTCAGGTTGCAAGGGATAGTTCAGTTAGGAAGACAGTTATAAATTGGGTTAAACAGAAAACTGGAATTCAACTAGATCCTACTAAGGAATTTCAGCTTGTAACTACCCTTGATACACTTAAGGTCGTTTTTGCAAAGCTTTCCCCAGACATGCTTGACAATCCACAGGCCCTCAAGGGCGAATATCACATAATACTTGAGATTAAGACGCCTAAGGGAACCTCCGTTGATTTATCAAACACCAAACTCATCCTTACTGGAAGGACTTACGGTTATCTTGGAACAGATGACAAGGGAAGAGACTTATTTGCAGGAATTGTCTGGGGTTCGAGAGTGTCCCTGACCATAGGAATAGCAACCGCAGTCCTCACGGTTCTCGTTGGTATATTCTATGGCGTTGCAGCTGCCTACTTTGGAGGATGGACCGATGAGATAATGATGAGATTCCAGGAGTTCATGGCTTCAATTCCAAGTCTCCCTATCCTGATACTCCTGGGAACGTACTTCGGTGGGCACATTCAGCTCTGGCAGATAGTATTACTGCTAACGGTCTTTGGTTGGGTCGGAATAGCTAGAGTAGCAAGAAGTATGGCATATCAGATTAAGGAGCAAACGTACGTAGAGGCGGCAATAGCCCTTGGAGCTGGTACTGGTAGAATAATCTTCAAGCACATGGTTCCACAGCTCTTGCCTTATGCCTTCGCTCAGATGGCTTTAAATGTTCCAAGTGCCGTGCTCTCTGAAGCATCGCTTAGTTTCTTAGGTCTTGGAGATCCGACCCAAGTAACTTGGGGTCAGATATTACACGATGCACAGAATGCAGGTGCAGCAGTAAACGGTTACTGGTGGTGGGTTATCCCTCCAGGGCTTGCAATTGCCTTAGTGGCGTTAACGTTCGTTCTCCTGGGTACCGCACTTGATAGGGTGTTGAACCCAAGACTCAGGAGGTTGTGA
- a CDS encoding ABC transporter permease, with protein sequence MGMGKYLLIRIINALIVLSIVTLVVSALFVKMAEKDLENRIQELVNSEYQSLLQQNKAPSDPEKWREERIAYYKHQFKLDRPYWWRVLYYAKRTILLDFGNTRIPIFGTERNVKNIISLALPRTILLFTTAQIIVIIIGLLLGVKAAQKVGSLFDRTLSILALITTSIPMWWFGMMMLLIFAFKLGWFPANSMPDPNLTGLAHVLDVAKRLVLPVTTIVFVLFGGWAWVTRNIMIGTMQEDFIMAARAKGVPERKVIYGHALRAAAPPIVTMTIFSLLGSLGGAIITESVFNWPGMGRVYWIAIQTNEINLVMGLTFISVALYLIGVIIADISYGFLDPRVRVGASASM encoded by the coding sequence ATGGGGATGGGTAAATACCTGCTCATAAGGATAATAAATGCATTAATAGTTCTCTCGATAGTCACCCTGGTGGTTTCGGCGCTATTCGTCAAGATGGCCGAAAAGGACTTAGAGAACAGGATCCAGGAGTTAGTGAATTCTGAATATCAAAGCCTGTTACAACAGAATAAAGCTCCTTCTGATCCTGAAAAATGGAGGGAAGAGAGAATAGCTTACTACAAGCACCAGTTTAAGTTAGATAGGCCGTACTGGTGGAGAGTTCTGTATTATGCCAAGAGGACAATACTCTTAGATTTCGGTAATACCAGAATCCCAATATTTGGAACTGAGAGAAACGTAAAGAACATAATCTCCCTCGCACTTCCAAGAACGATACTTCTATTCACAACCGCTCAGATAATAGTTATCATTATTGGACTACTCCTGGGAGTTAAGGCTGCCCAGAAGGTTGGTAGTCTATTTGACAGAACACTGTCGATTCTGGCGCTGATTACCACGAGTATACCAATGTGGTGGTTCGGAATGATGATGCTCTTGATCTTTGCCTTCAAGCTTGGATGGTTCCCAGCGAACTCAATGCCTGATCCAAATTTGACGGGTCTTGCTCACGTACTTGACGTGGCGAAGAGGTTGGTACTCCCAGTTACCACAATAGTATTTGTCTTATTTGGAGGATGGGCCTGGGTTACAAGGAACATAATGATAGGAACTATGCAAGAGGACTTCATCATGGCTGCAAGGGCGAAGGGTGTTCCAGAGAGAAAGGTAATTTATGGCCACGCCTTAAGGGCAGCAGCTCCACCAATCGTTACAATGACGATATTCTCGCTCCTTGGTTCATTAGGCGGTGCAATAATCACGGAGAGTGTGTTCAATTGGCCTGGAATGGGTAGAGTCTATTGGATTGCGATCCAGACTAATGAGATAAACCTCGTTATGGGACTGACGTTCATAAGTGTGGCACTCTACCTAATTGGGGTGATAATAGCTGATATATCATACGGTTTCCTCGACCCAAGAGTAAGAGTTGGTGCCTCAGCAAGTATGTGA